The Fibrobacter sp. UWH6 genomic interval CTTTAACGGAAATTTGGATGCCCTGGAATATAACGGCATCCATGTAGACACCTTGGCCGACATGTTCAAGGAGCACGAAATCAACAGTCTGTTGAGATTGCTGGAAAAAGTTCCGAGCAAGACTGGTTTTGTGAAGCCGGCAGACGCCGACAATGCCGCAGACGAAACTACTGGAGAAAACAAGGAAGTAATCCGTGTCGATTTCGATTTGCCCAAGGATATTCTCCCCACCTACATCTGCGTAGACTCCACTGAAATCTTTGAACAGATGAAGGCCGAGTTTGCAGCCGCCCCCCTGATTGGCGTAGACACGGAAACAGACGGCCTGGACCCCATGCAGTGCGGGTTGGTTGGATTATGCTTGTCTGCAGATGAAGCCAAGGGCTATTACATCCCCCTGAACCATCACGACGAAATCGGGTTCCCCCTGCCCGTGGCCAAGGGAGCCAACTTCGACATCAACGCCGTTAAGCAGTGGTTCGTTGAGATTTTTAGCCAGGATGAATCGGCAGAAGTTCAGCACACCTTTGTGTTCCACAATGCAAAATTTGACCTGCACGTTCTGGCCCGCGCCTTTGATTTGACATTACAGCAGATCGAGAAAGCAAACATTATAGACACTCTCATTGCCGCCTGGATGTTAAGCCCCGGCGAAAATGGACTGGGTCTGGATAACCAGGTGATGCAGCGACTGCAGCACGAGATGATTCCTATCGAGAATCTCATTGGCCGCGGCAAGAACCAAATTACCTTCGACCGCGCTCCCATTCCCCAGGCCACCGAATACGGCGCCGAAGATGCAGTTTACACCTTGCGCCTGTGGGCTCCGCTGCAAAAGCAGCTGCAGAAGTACGATTACGAAAAGTACTTCTACCAGCAAGAAATGCCCATGCTCAAGGTTCTGTACCAGATGGAAACCGTAGGCATCGCCGTTGACGTTCCTAGCCTTAAAACTCTGGAATACGAACTGCAACGCCGCATCGAAAATCTGGAAAAGGAAATCTGCGACATGGCTGGCTGCGAATTCAACATCGGCAGCCCCAAGCAGTTGGCAGAAGTCCTGTTCGACACCTTAGGCATGCGCCAGGTTAAAAAGCGCAGCACCGACGCCGCCGTACTGGAAGAACTTTTCTACGAAACCGCCAGTCCCTTTATTGCAGCCATTCTGGAATACCGCGAACTGAAGAAAATGCAGAGCACCTACATCAGCGTGCTGCCCACTCTGGTAAATCCAGAAACCAGGCGCATCCACACCAGCTTTGTGCAGTGGGGTACTGCAACAGGTCGCCTCAGCAGTCGCGATCCCAACTTGCAGAACATTCCCGTGCGTAGCGAACTGGGCAAAAAGATCCGTGCGGCCTTTGTTCCCCAGGATCCCGAGAACGTAATTCTTGCAGTGGACTACTCCCAGATTGAATTGCGCATGCTGGCTCATTTAAGCGGTGACGAAGCCCTGATTGATTCCTACCGCAACAACATCGACATTCACGCCCGTACCGCCGCCGCCATCTATGGCGTACCTCTGGAAAACGTCACTAGCGATATGCGCCGCGATGCCAAGGTGGTGAACTTCGGCGTGCTTTACGGTATGACCGCCTTCCGCCTGAGCCGCGATCTGAAAATTCCCATGGGTCAGGCCAAGGATTTTATTACCGGCTACTTCGACATGTTCCAGGGCGTTCAGATGTTCATCGAGAGCACCAAGGCCAACGCCCACCGCGACGGCTACGTTGAAACCCTTACCGGCCGCCGCCGCTACATCGCAGGCATCGACAGTTCCGACCGCATGGAATCCCAGATGGCAGAACGCATGGCCGTAAACACTCCCGTGCAGGGCAGCGCCGCCGACCTGATCAAGATTGCCATGATCCGCATCCAGAAGCGCATTAACGATGAAGCCTTGCCTCTGCGCATGATGCTGCAGGTCCACGACGAACTTGTTTTCGAATGTCCCCGCGACCGCGTCGACGAACTTTCCGCCATGGTCAAATCCGAAATGGAAAACGCCATGAAACTTCAAGTTCCCTTGGTAGCCAGCGTAGGCTTTGGCGAAAACTGGCTTATCGCCCATTAAAATTTGCCCAGCACTAACCTTAAAAAAGAGGAATATATGGCCAACGAACCCCAAAAGAAAATGTCTAACAAGACCGCCATCGCATTGATTATCGGTCTGCTGGTTTTGTGCAACGCCATTGTTCTGCTGGCACGATAACATGTCCGCAAACATGAAGTTGCTCCCGGCAATTTTGACGGCTTTGTTTTTCGTCGCCTGCAGTGACGATTCTTCTGCAGACGTGGGCTCGATTCCCGAACCGTCTTCTTCAAGCGTTGAAGTTCCCGCCCCCGAATCCTCCAGCGACAATACGCCCGCCGAACCAGAATCCTCCGCAAACGAAATTCAGTGGAATCGCGCCAACTTGACCTGGTACGAATCCTACCCTGATGAAGGCAGCGAAGAGTGCATTGAATATAATGGTTGCGAATGGGCAGGTTGGTTTGCAGGTCTAGATGAACAACAGACCCCAGAATGGGTGGCCGAAAACAACATCATTGCCGTTCACGAAAAGGACTGGAATACATACAAGTTAAAGACATTCCGATTACGTAAAGGCGGTCACGAAATTGACGCCGTAGTGTACGATATGTGCTCTGACGCAGACTGCGACGGTTGCTGTACCAGGAATGCAGGCGCTCTCGGATTCCTCATCGATATCGAGGTCAACACGAAGGCCCGTTTCGGAGGGCAAGGTTCCGGCGTTGTGGAATGGACTTGCCTCGACTGCAATCCATAAGCATCATAGACTTATCCCGTTGAGTAAATTTCAACTTTTATAAAAAGGGTAGACGTTTTTTTTCGTACGTTCCACCCTTTATTTATATAGTTTGGTATTTGTTGTTAAAAAAAAGGGTTGATTATGAAAAAGAGTGTATTGGGAGCAGCTCTTGTAGCAGCGTTTGGTTTTGCCCAGGCAGAACCGCTTCCTACCGCCACGGAAATTTTTGAAAAGATGGGTTTGGGAATCAACATCGGCAACACCATGGAAGTGCCGGTAAATCCCACCTGGTGGGGAAACAAGTTCCCTACAGAAGCTTATATCGACACAGTAAAAGCCGCCGGCTTCAACACCATCCGCATTCCTTGCGCCTGGTATAGCCATTCCAACGCCATGAGTCGCGACTCCAGCACAACAGATATTGTCCCCGGAGGCAGCGCCAATGAAATTGCTTCTAGCTGGATGGATTCCGTACAGACCGTTGTCGATTACTGCATGCGTGCAGGCCTCGTGACCATCTTGAACATCCATTGGGATAGCGGCTGGTTAGAAGAAAAACTGAACGACGCCGATAAAGAAAAGGTTAACGAACGTCAGAAAGATTTCTGGACACAGATCGCCACCCGCTTTAGGAATTATAACGAAAATCTGCTTTTTGCCAGCGCGAACGAGCCCGCTACGACCGACGGCAACTACCAACATGAAACAGAAATCCTGATGGATTACCATCAGACGTTCGTAAATGCAGTTCGTGCAACAGGTGGAAATAACGCAAGCCGTACCTTGATTATTCAAGGACCTTCCACTAGCATCGACCGTTCCGTAGAAGTCTACCCGGCAAACAAGATGCCTAAGGATGTAATCGATGGTCGACTCATGTTCGAAGTGCATTACTATGATCCGTCACCGTACACCATTGTAGACGAGCCAGTAAACTGGGGCGCCACTGTGGAACCGCAATATTACTGGGGCGAAGAAAATTACGCCACCGGCGCAGACATCGTTCATAACTGCGGTTACAACCCCTGGGGTGGCGCTATGGGAACCCCCTGCAGCGCCGACGATGCCATGAAGGCCTTCAAGAAGATGAAGGAAAACTACGTGGACAAGGGAATCCCCGTAATTATCGGGGAATACGGCGCCAATGACCGCGTGAATATTCTTGAAGGTGATGACTATGCAAGGCACCGTAAGGGACGTATCGGCTGGTACACCGCCGTAGCCACGGCCGCTCTAGAAAACAAGGTTGTTCCCATCGCCTGGGATACCGGCCACGAAGGCAAGAATAACATGACCATCATTCAGCGTCAATCAGTTGACGCAGCGGTCTTCGATGTCGAGATACTGAACGCCTTGCGAAAGGTCTACGGCATGGGAGATTACGTGAACACAGGCATCACCCACGTCGATGACTTCACCAGCGAGAATACAAACAAGATTCGCACGAAGCCCATTACCAACATCAAGGCACCTACAGGCGACAACCGTATTTTTGACATGAACGGAAACCTGGTTCGCGGCAAATTGCGTCCCGGCTCCTACATATCAAAACAGGGCGGTACAACCACCCGCTTTAACGTAAAATAGTCCGACAAGTTTTCTTTCCTCACCAAAAGAAGCTGGCGAATTGCCAGCTTCTTTTTTTTGTTAGACGTTTTCTGTCGGCTTTAAACCGCCAAAATTTTCGCTCTGAAAGTCCAGTTTCCAAGATGCTTCTTGTTCAGGAGCAAATCCTCGTAGACGATTTCCCTAAAACGGTTCCGTGAATAGAATTTGGCATTGTTCTGGGAATTGGTAACCAGGTAAAGGTCGCCGCCACCATTTTTGGCAATGTAAGAGAAAATGCCTTCTTGCAGCATGCGGGATCCGTAGCCCATTCGCTGGCATTCAGGCGCCACGGCGAAATTGCTCAGGTGCCAGTGTGGTTCCTTGATGCTTTTGCAATGACGTTCCAGGCGGTCCATCATACTGGCATAACCCAGCAGGTTAAACATTCCTCCGGAAAATGCCGCCCGGAGCGCCCCGTTCTTCAGGTATTCCCCCAAAGTCATGGTCTTGTGCCAAGGAGCGTCCATGCAGGCACAACAGACGATACGATCGCCCTCGACGCCCACAAACAGCATTTTTCGCTTGAAATAGATGTTCACCGCCGTACGATGAATGGCCCAGGTAAACCTGCGGTAGCGTTTTTCGCACTTGGGGCGGTAAATATTGCTGAACTCGTAAGGCATAAAAGCCTCGGAGCACACCCTAATACATTCCTTTAGTTCTTCTTTTTTCGCTAAACGGAACTCCATATCCTAGCCCTTCCAATCCAGTTAAACCTAAAGTATGTTATTTATGGGCAGAAAAATAGGTCAAATTTCTTATTTTTCGCAAATTTCGCCATTTTTACATAGCGCGCCCCTGGTGTGACGTAGACCTCATCTTTTGATTTGGAACACATTTTATGGCTTACAGCCGACCGGAAAGGTAAACTTTCATATACATTTGTTGAAGATATTGCACCGCTTATTTTGACGCACATCAAAGTAATGGTCCCAAACAGCCATCCCCTATTTAACTTTAGCCTTGGTTGTTTGGTTTTTGGTTGGTTAAATGGGATTTTCCCGCAAAAAGGAGTAACGATGAACGTCTCTAGACTTTTGAGCCTGGTTGCAGGCTTTGGCCTCATGGCAAGCATTTCCGCTTTCGCCCTCCCCAAGGCTTCTGATATTTACCCCAAGATGGGTTTGGGTTACAACATCGGCAACACGATGGAAGTGCCCAACGATCCTACCAACTGGGGCAACATTGTG includes:
- a CDS encoding N-acetyltransferase, with the translated sequence MEFRLAKKEELKECIRVCSEAFMPYEFSNIYRPKCEKRYRRFTWAIHRTAVNIYFKRKMLFVGVEGDRIVCCACMDAPWHKTMTLGEYLKNGALRAAFSGGMFNLLGYASMMDRLERHCKSIKEPHWHLSNFAVAPECQRMGYGSRMLQEGIFSYIAKNGGGDLYLVTNSQNNAKFYSRNRFREIVYEDLLLNKKHLGNWTFRAKILAV
- a CDS encoding glycoside hydrolase family 5 protein, producing MKKSVLGAALVAAFGFAQAEPLPTATEIFEKMGLGINIGNTMEVPVNPTWWGNKFPTEAYIDTVKAAGFNTIRIPCAWYSHSNAMSRDSSTTDIVPGGSANEIASSWMDSVQTVVDYCMRAGLVTILNIHWDSGWLEEKLNDADKEKVNERQKDFWTQIATRFRNYNENLLFASANEPATTDGNYQHETEILMDYHQTFVNAVRATGGNNASRTLIIQGPSTSIDRSVEVYPANKMPKDVIDGRLMFEVHYYDPSPYTIVDEPVNWGATVEPQYYWGEENYATGADIVHNCGYNPWGGAMGTPCSADDAMKAFKKMKENYVDKGIPVIIGEYGANDRVNILEGDDYARHRKGRIGWYTAVATAALENKVVPIAWDTGHEGKNNMTIIQRQSVDAAVFDVEILNALRKVYGMGDYVNTGITHVDDFTSENTNKIRTKPITNIKAPTGDNRIFDMNGNLVRGKLRPGSYISKQGGTTTRFNVK
- the polA gene encoding DNA polymerase I, with translation MAEKTLLLLDSYALAFRMFYAYSQNPLKNSAGEDVSMMHGYWGAVLRILAKHKPTHFAIARDVAHTKTFRHELYPDYKANRGPMPEEMAAQMPLLGESLEASGIPLLSEPGYEADDVMASTAVAAAEAGFDHVLIISKDKDMSQIVNEKIHLFHLEKGADGIDFGPEQVLEKYGLPPEKIRDYLALMGDASDNVPGVPKVGPKTAITLLEEYGDMDNIYANIDNIKKKGLHDNLANNKEQAFLSRELVTLQTKRAFNGNLDALEYNGIHVDTLADMFKEHEINSLLRLLEKVPSKTGFVKPADADNAADETTGENKEVIRVDFDLPKDILPTYICVDSTEIFEQMKAEFAAAPLIGVDTETDGLDPMQCGLVGLCLSADEAKGYYIPLNHHDEIGFPLPVAKGANFDINAVKQWFVEIFSQDESAEVQHTFVFHNAKFDLHVLARAFDLTLQQIEKANIIDTLIAAWMLSPGENGLGLDNQVMQRLQHEMIPIENLIGRGKNQITFDRAPIPQATEYGAEDAVYTLRLWAPLQKQLQKYDYEKYFYQQEMPMLKVLYQMETVGIAVDVPSLKTLEYELQRRIENLEKEICDMAGCEFNIGSPKQLAEVLFDTLGMRQVKKRSTDAAVLEELFYETASPFIAAILEYRELKKMQSTYISVLPTLVNPETRRIHTSFVQWGTATGRLSSRDPNLQNIPVRSELGKKIRAAFVPQDPENVILAVDYSQIELRMLAHLSGDEALIDSYRNNIDIHARTAAAIYGVPLENVTSDMRRDAKVVNFGVLYGMTAFRLSRDLKIPMGQAKDFITGYFDMFQGVQMFIESTKANAHRDGYVETLTGRRRYIAGIDSSDRMESQMAERMAVNTPVQGSAADLIKIAMIRIQKRINDEALPLRMMLQVHDELVFECPRDRVDELSAMVKSEMENAMKLQVPLVASVGFGENWLIAH